One Glycine max cultivar Williams 82 chromosome 8, Glycine_max_v4.0, whole genome shotgun sequence genomic window, aaaaataattttaattatgataaaaaaacttaaatatcatTCAGGAGAGACAATGCTACTCAAGAACATAATGGATGACTAGTTAATGCATCCGTATATCAAAGACTAAACAATGTTTGTTTTTGGAAAACTCATTTTTACTTAGTAatcatttttacataaatacataataactattaaaataaatttattaagtatatttgtattataatacttttaaaatacttacttaataatatcataaattaaattaatttttatgatagagacaaaaaaatatcattaatgagAGACCATCATGCTCAACACTATTATAGGCGAATCATTATAggttatataactttttttttttttagaatttaacataacaacatatcaaacaatcaacaatatttatttttaatttaaaattgtataaaattatttttacatggaaatcgaataaaataaatttatgaataaactatttttttaataatatttatattatgtaattgaaatttttatactataaattaatttaaatctaattacttaatatatttataataaaataatatttgtcgctttgtttaatatttataaaataaggttaaatatcatttttgcataattatataataaatattttaatattaatttattaaatatttttattataaaatattacataccgaataattttataaattaaattagttataataatattgatttttttatataaatacataatcaatatattaaaatgatatttattaagTTGGAAACTGGTAAGAACATGAACAAtagtttcaattttcaaatagtagcaaacaataatttaaatagcCTAAAAATTCGGATTtgattgaattatgtttttgctCTATTctaatcatttttcattttagagTATGTGTTTCTTTTGATATGTAGAAATTTAACAATATCAAAAGATTTACAATACTCACACTTTGTTCAACCAAGTTTAGATCCCTAATATGTTTAgagaatataaatattaataaacaattatgtttattttaatatagagattaaattttataaacagATATATTTAGAACATGTGTGAAAACAAAAGCGATGCAAGTATCTTGTTAGTTGACCCTTACAAGTAACAAAAAGAATTACACTGAAAGTGAGAATATATATAGTATCGGCTAGGCCCACGCTAAGATGTAGTGATGGCCTTTAGGATGTCGTTAGTTTTATACAATTAaatcattactttttttttttgtagtgtaataagaaaagaaatgttcaaaaattgaatatttccAAAACTTTTTATGTGGAAGAAAAGCAGATGACCAAATGTATGGACACATTCCTTTGCGAGCAGTGTATTAACTATTAAGTCATTGTCTCGAATGGTTTTAGGTATCAACGGCCCCACCTTATTAACTAGAAAGAAAACTGAAGGAAGCTACTCCTAAGTTATCGCTGCTCATCCCAACTTCCATAATGAATGCACAAATCCTAATTAATTGTTTGATTTGACCTATGCTCAATGaatttagagtgtgtttggatgaggcaatttaaaattgtgagaattttaaatattccaatttaaattcttttattttttaaattttgtgtttggatttcTTTATTAAAACTCGAAGCCTCGTGAAGAAGAGCATCGCACGTGCGTGCGAGAACCCCGATGGCAAAGGAGAACGCAGCGTGCGTGCTGCTAAGACTCTCGCAGGTGGAGGAGAGCAAGGCAGCGATCGGGCGGTCCGGCGCGATTCCACTGCTGGTGTGCCTCCTGGAGAGTGGGGGGTTCCACGCGAAGAAGGATGCATCGACGGCGCTGTACTCGTTGTGCATGGTGAAGGAGAACAAGACCAGGGCGGTGAAGGCGGGGATCATGAAGGTGCTGGTGGAGCTGATGGCAGACATTGAGTCGAACATTGTGGACAAGTCGGCATACGTGGTGAGCGTGCTGGTGGCAGTACCGGAGGCGAGGGCGGCGCTGGTGGAGGAAGGAGGCATGCCGATGCTGGTGGAGATCGTCGAGGTTGGGATGTAGCGGCGGAAGGAAATCGTGGTGGTTATTTTCTTACAGGTTTGTGAGGACTTTGATGGAGAAGAGCATCGCCATGAAGATGTCGTCGACTCCGACGCCGACGGCCACATCGAAGTAGTCTGCGATGGTGGCGTTTCTGTCGCTGGATTTCTTCTTCAACGCGGCTTCCAAGTAGATGAGGGCTTTTTCGGCGAGAATCCCGCGCATGCCGCCGCCGATAGCGTGAATGCATATCTTGTCATGTTGGTTCTTGACTGCGGAGACGTAGTCCACGGCGGCTGTAGCCACCGGAGTATGAGAAACTTGCTtttgagaatttgaaattcactCCCTTGaagatagaatttgaaattctattctttcaactaactaaaattccttttaaaattctaaaattttaaattccttttactaaaatatccaaacagttgctttcaataaaaaaagaatttaattccctataaaaaatgcattacctagataaaatatccttttaggGACACGAAAGCAATGTGGTTGAGGAGAGAAAATATGTATATGGTGCAACTCGTTTTCATCTCCTCTTTCTCACGAAATGGAGAAAGCCGATGGCTAAGGTGAAGATTTCGAATCTGGGCATCATCTGTAGAAATTGACTATGAACATTTAGGATGTATTTGCAAATCATTCATTTAGAATTTGGAAAAGTCGAAATAGCAGATGCCAAACACACCAGTGAGATGAAAATCTTTGGCATTCTGCGATTGAGGCATGCGAAGCCGCGACCTCTGTCCTCcttctcacctcttctccttcccTGCTTCCATGTTGGTTTTACATTCTCAGATTTGTGTTTTGTTGTCAAATTTGAGTTTTCTGCCAAAGACGTTGTGGCGCTGACAACCAGTGCCTTCTAATCACAATGAGGCAATAGAACCCCTAACAAGCAACAACGATAGTACGCCGAAGAGG contains:
- the LOC100816166 gene encoding U-box domain-containing protein 14-like, giving the protein MAKENAACVLLRLSQVEESKAAIGRSGAIPLLVCLLESGGFHAKKDASTALYSLCMVKENKTRAVKAGIMKVLVELMADIESNIVDKSAYVVSVLVAVPEARAALVEEGGMPMLVEIVEVGM